TTGAGCTGTGGCAGTTTGTCCAATTCGAAGCGGAGCAGCTCGCCGAAATACGCGGCGCGGCGATTCAGCATGCGCGCGGAGTAAGACTGGTAATAGCGGATCAGCTCGTCCAGCAGGCCCTGGGCCTTGACGATATCCTCATGGTAGTGCCGGTGAATTTCCTCACTGCGCTCGATACTGGCCTTGAACTGGATAAACTGGGCGCGAATCGTCTTTTCCTTCTCCGCCAGTGTTTCGTGTACCTCTTCAGCGAGCTCGTTGACACTCTCCACCGCCTCTTCAAAGGCCTCGCCCCAGGCTTTCTGCAATCGACGCACCCGCCGGGTAATCGCGGTGTACCCGGGATAGCGGTCGTCCACTATAAAAAATTTCGCGGTCAAAAAAATCAGGGCAATGCCACTCACCACCACCATAATCCAGGAATTGAAATCCCGAATTCCCAGGGGGTCGCTCCACAAACTCGTCATCGCCAGCTGCGAGGCGGCAAACGGATTTTGTTCCAGGGCCTCCCGGTAATGCCCCACGCCCAAAACAAAGGTAGTGGCAGTGGCGAGCACCGCTGTGCACAGTACCACTGCACCCAGTTTCCTCAGCAGGTTCTGGTGAAAGCAGTTTCTCAGGGAGAATGCCATAAATGCGGCGAAGCCGAGGTTGATCAAGGAGATGATGAACGCCTGAAAAAAACCACCTACTAAACCGAGGTCACTGCCCTTGGATAGGAAAAAGGCATTCAGCACCGTTTCCAGGATAACGATAAAGAAAATGACGGAGTGGTGCAGGAGCCTCGACTCGCGATAATCCGCCTCCCGCGTGAGGCCATTGCGGTTACGAAAAATTTCCAGATCCATGCGCACGGCAGAGTAGTCCTGCGCACTGCGCTTCAAACCACTCATCAGGTTGGCCATACGACCACTGACCTTTTTATCCATCAGTGCGTCAGCATTTTTCAGATCCTGATACAGCTGGCGAATGTCCACCTCGCTCCTGTCGGCCAGTTCTTTGTCCAGCTCGGATTGCCGGTTTTCATGCACGCGACCGATTATCTCGCGCACCACATAGGAGCGGAGGCTTTCTTCACTTTCCGTATGGTTGGCGCGGTCGTGTTCGGGAATGCCCGCTTTCACATCGCGCTCTACGCGCTGCTCAATCTTCAGGGCAGAAATGGCGGCTTTGGTGGCCGGTATTGAAGTCATGCTGTCACCTAAAAACTTCCACTACATTTTAGGTTTTCGAAGCACTCCACCGCTCTCGCGACCCGCACCGGCGTAACCGGCACGAAGTGCGCCCACCGGCCAGTACACACTCCGGTGCACCGTCCAGTAATGGAATACCTCTTACATTGAGAATAGTCGTCTGTGCGGCCGTGTGGCGCCAATGCGATGAAATGATGTCAATCGAGAAAACCGGGCGCCAATTCTTCCGGTCATTCCTGCCTTACCCCCCACACCAGGGCAACAACCACCCATATAAAATGATTTTTGCGCCACGCACAAAAAAGAATATTGCATTCAAAAACAAATATCGCATAACCTTGCAAGGTCGCTTTGCACACAATAACAAAAATTTAATCCTTGCTATGGGCAATGGCGGCATCCCCGGTAGAAAAAATAACAACAGGAATCCACCCATGACTCGCACTCAAGACACCAGTCCCCGCAATCCCCTTACATCAACGGTAAAGACCGCCCGGCGCCTGTCGCTGGTTGTGGCCTCGCTCCTTTCTGCCCTGGCAATACCTGGCACCGCCGCCGATATTGACCAGGTGCTTCCGATTCAGCACAGCTGCAGCAGTACATTAAAGATTCGCGCACAGGATATGACCGCAAGCCAGCTGAATGCGACCTGTGCAGACCTCTCTGCGGAAGAAGCCCTGTTCCACCAGCGCCTGCAAACCAACCAGGTACCGGTGCCCGACGATTTCAATAGCGCCCTGCGTGTGGTCGTGTTTGATGACTACACCCAGTACGACACCTACGGTTACGATCTTTTCGGTATTAATACCAACAACGGCGGCATTTATATCGAAGGCACACCGTCCAACCCTGACAACCAGGCCAGCTTTTATGCCCACGAAGCGTCCTGGCTGCGCCCGGAGTTTGCGATCTGGAATCTGGAGCACGAGTATGTGCACTATCTGGATGGTCGTTTCATTGCGTACGGCGGCTTCAATCACTACCCCGGCAATATGGTGTGGTGGTCGGAAGGCCTTGCGGAGTACCTTTCACAGGGCAACAACAATCCGGAAGCCATTGCCGTAGCGCGCAACCACAAGCCGCGTCATCGCAAGCCCAGCCTCGCCTCCATCTTCGACACCACCTACCGCGACAAAACCGATCAGGTGTACCGCTGGAGCTACCTCGCCATCCGCTTCCTGTTCGAGCGTCATTACGACGAGGTCATCGCCATGACCAACACACTTAAAAACAATGATTTCAGCAGCTACACCGCCTACCTGAACAACTGGCAAAACAGCTATGAGTCGGAATATCAGAACTGGCTGGACGGCCTGGTGAACAGTGGAGCCAAAGGGGCGCCACGCAATAGTAAGCGTGACCAAATGCTGATGCGTCACTCCGCCGCAGAAGCCAAAAAACGAGGCAACCCGCACAGCCACTAATTTGCATCGCATCACCTGAGACCATCGGGCCCATCCGGGCCCTTTTTTTTACCAGCACATCACCCACAGTATCCGCGGTAACACCATGTCAACGATCCGTTCGCTCACCTTTTTCCCTATCTTCGTCTCGCTACTCATGCTTTCTGCCTGCTCCGGCGGAAATGGCTCCCCCGGAGAGCCGGCCACTACACCGGGTAGCGGCATCGTGGAAGAGGACGATAACGATGCTGAGGATAATAATGATGTAACCATCGACCAGATTCTGCCGCTTACCCATACCTGCGGGTCCACGCTCACCATGCTGGCACAAGCGATGACGGACGCAGAGTTCAATGCGTCGTGCGCATCGCTTGCCGCGAGTGAAACCTTCTTCCATGAGCGTCTGCAAACCGGGCTCGTGCCGGTGGCCGACGATTTCAATGCAGCGCTGCGTATCGTGGTATTTGATAATTACGACGAGTACGACCAGCACGGCTATGCACTGTTCGGCATCAATACCGACAACGGTGGTATCTACATTGAGGGCAATCCCTCGGACCCGGACAATGTTGCCAGTTTCTATGCCCACGAGGCACAGTGGTTACTGCCCGAGTTCGTTATCTGGAACCTCGAGCACGAGTACGTGCATTATCTGGAAGGGCGCTTTGTGTCCTACGGTGGCTTCAACCACTTTCCGGGGAATATGGTGTGGTGGACGGAAGGGCTGGCCGAGTACCTGTCGATGGGGGATACCAACCCCGAGGTGCTGGATTTACTGCGCAATGCAATTTCCCAATCCCAGCCGCGAACACTCGGGGAGACGTTTGACACCCGCTACGGTGATGGCGTGGATAATGTGTACAGCTGGACCTACCTGGCGGTGCGGTTTCTGTTCGAGGCGCACTACGCAGAAGTTCTGGCGATGACGGATACCCTGAAGGCCAAAAAATTCGCCAGCTACCAGGATCACCTCGCCCACTGGGAAGCCAACTACGAGCAGCAATATCAGGACTGGCTCCGGGCACTGGCCAGTAGCGGGGCAGAAGGTGCACCGCGCCCTGAAAACCGCTATCTGATGCTCAAGCAGCACGCCCTCAGCGAGGCGCAAAAGCGCAGCCACCGGTTACCGCCAACGCCCTAGCACGGGTGCCTGCCCGGTGCGCGTATCCACGGAGTGCGCAGGCATAAAAAAGGCGGGCCCTCAACGGGCCCGCCTTATTCATTCACTGCTTGTAGCTAACTATTTATAACTACCTGCCGGCACCGCCGGACGCGATCACCTAGTCGCTGTCGCTCGGGTGACGCATGGGCGTTGGGAAGGGGAACTGCGCGATCTTGTCGCCCTTGACTTCGACGATCTTCCCGGTGCCCTCTTTCTCCACTTCATCAATGCGCACAATGCTGTGCATCGGGATGTAGGAGCGTTTCACCGAGGCAAACTCGGTCTTCAGCTTTTCTTCACTGGGGTCCACAACCAGCTGCGATTTCTCTCCAAACACGAACTCCTCCACCTCGATGAAACCGTACATTTCACTCTGGTAGATGGCGCGGGCATAGAGCTCGTACACCTGGTTCTGGTTGTGAAATATCACTTTGTAGGTCGGGTTGGACATAGGTCTCTCTGGAATGGGGCAGAATGGGCCGGGGCGGAACAGGCATGCCCCGTGAATTCTAGTGTCGAATCGATAGTTTCGCGGCCACATCCGCGAAAAGCGCGGAAGGTTAGCACCAGCGCCCGGAAATTGCACTAGGGTGCAGGGCCGGGACATCACCGATGTCTATGCAGCCTCTGGAGGGGCCGGTATAATGCCCAACCTTTGCGAATTGACCAATTTTTAACCAGGCCCATTATGTCTTCTGAACTGTCCGAAAAACCGGTGAAAAAGCTCTTTATCAAGACCCACGGGTGCCAGATGAACGAGTACGATTCCGCCCGTATGCGGGATCTGCTGGGCGAATCCCACCAGATGGTCCCCACTGACGACCCGGAAGACGCGGACGTACTGCTGGTGAACACCTGTTCTATTCGGGAGAAGGCACAGGAAAAACTGTTCCACCAGCTGGGCCGCTGGAAGCACCTGAAGGAAAAAAATCCCGATCTGGTGATCGGTGTCGGCGGCTGTGTCGCCAGTCAGGAGGGCGAGGCCATCGCCAAACGCGCGCCGTATGTAGACCTGGTATTCGGCCCGCAGACCCTGCACCGTCTGCCGGAAATGATGGAGACCAGAAAGCAGCAGAGCGGTGCCATCGTGGTGGATGTCTCCTTCCCGGAAATCGAGAAGTTCGACCGCCTGCCGCAGCCGGAAGCCGACGGCGTGAGCGCGTTCGTCTCCATTATGGAAGGCTGCTCCAAGTACTGCACTTTCTGCGTGGTTCCCTACACCCGCGGTGAGGAAGTCAGCCGCCCGGTAGCGGATGTGCTGGAAGAAGTGGCGCATCTGGCGGACCAGGGAGTCCGCGAGGTCAACCTGCTGGGCCAGAACGTCAACGCGTACCGCGCAGCCGGTGAAGACGGCCAGATGGTAGATTTCGCCGAACTGATCACCTATGTGGCGGCCATCGATGGTATCGACCGCATTCGCTACACCACCTCGCACCCGGTGGAGTTCTCGGATTCGCTGATCGACGTGTACGCCGAAGTGCCCGAACTGGTAAACCACCTGCACCTGCCGGTCCAGAGTGGCTCCGACCGCATCCTGATGGCCATGAAGCGCGGCCACACGGCGCTGGAGTACAAGTCGAAAATCCGTCGATTGAAGGCAATCCGCCCGGATATCTGCCTGTCTTCGGACTTTATTATCGGCTTCCCCGGCGAGACCGAACGCGACTTCGAGGCCACCATGAAGCTGATTCAGGATGTGGGTTTCGATATTTCGTTCAGCTTCATCTATTCCCCACGCCCGGGCACCCCGGCGGCTGACCTGCCGGACGACACCCCGGAAGAGGTGAAAAAGCACCGCCTGCAATTGCTGCAACACCGCATTAACCAGCAGGCGGCGGAGATTGCCCGCCGCATGGTGGGTAATGTGGAGCGCGTTCTGGTCAGCGGTGTGTCCAAAAAAGACCCGGGCCAGCTGCAGGGCCGTACCGAAAACAACCGGGTGGTCAATTTCCGCTGTGACCAGATGGAGCTGATCGGTAAGTTTGCCGATGTGTTGATCGAGGAAGCCCTCCCTAACTCCCTGCGAGGAACTTTGGTGACTTCGGAGCTGGATGGGCCGCTGAATTAACTCGGGCTCCGGGGCAGCCAGTTAGCGCCGCCGTGGCGGCCCTGCTGCCGGGATTCGTTTCCGGGACACGCTACAAGCACATCCCTGTGCGCTCGGACGCGGCCATCCATGGCCGCGTACGGTCCCGGAAACGAATCCCGGCATCAGCGCCTTAAATTGTGACTTCTGCATTCTTTAAAACTAATTGGTACCAGGTGCGGAAGAACACAAACGTCTGAAGTTAAGGTTCTGATACCGATGGCCCCTTGCGGGACTGTCGAAAAGAGGGACCTTTTCGACAAGCCCCCAGGGATGGGTTCACGGCGTGTCCCGCAAGGGGCCATCGGTAGCAGATCCGCCACACCGCTAGACCCGAAGTACCCAAACAATTTTGCTGCGAAGCACCAATCCACAACCCCTCATACTCCCCTGTTATAAGCCCCAAGACCCTTTAGAACCCATTCGTCACAAACCAACCTTTCCCCCACGAGGGAAATGGGTATAACCTACAGACTGAACCCCCTGACTAAAGGTGCATGGAAACCAATTTGGAAACACAAGCCCTCGCTCACAGCATCACTCTTGAGCCAAACGACGCCCGCCGCCTGGCCAACCTCTGTGGCCAATTTGATCAACACCTGCGCCAGATAGAACAGCGACTGGATATTGAGATCCGCAATCGCGGCAACCAGTTTGCCTTCTATGGCGATGCCAAATCCGCCCGCGCGGCCGGCGAAATCATCAGCAACCTGTACCAGGAAACTGGGGGTAACGACGACCTGACCCCGGACGCGATTCACCTCGCCCTACAGGAATCCGGTGTGGAAGAGCTGGTGAGTGGCAAGCAGAAGATGGAAGACGGCGAAGGGGATCAGATGGTACTGATCCGCACCAAAAAGTGTTCCGTGCGCCCCCGTGGTATCAACCAGCGCAAATACGTGCGCGCGGTGCAGACCAACGATATCAACTTCGGTATCGGCCCTGCCGGTACCGGTAAAACATACCTGGCGGTGGCCTGTGCGGTAGAGGCCCTGCTCAAGGATTCTGTCGAACGTATCCTGCTGGTGCGTCCGGCGGTGGAAGCGGGCGAGAAACTGGGCTTCCTGCCCGGCGACCTGAGCCAGAAGGTAGACCCCTATCTGCGCCCGCTGTACGACGCCTTGTATGAAATGCTCGGTTTCGAGACCGTCGGCAAACTGATTGAGCGCAACGTCATCGAAGTAGCGCCGCTGGCCTATATGCGTGGCCGTACCCTGAACAACGCGTTTGTCATTCTCGACGAGAGCCAGAACACCACCCGCGAACAGATGAAAATGTTCCTGACCCGCATCGGCTTCGGCTCTACGGCGGTGATTACCGGTGACCCCAGCCAGGTCGACCTGCCCCGCGGTGCCGCCTCCGGCCTGCGCCACGCTATCGAGGTGCTGGACAAGGTCAACGGCATTAGCTTCACCCACTTCGGCGCCAAAGACGTGGTCCGCCACCCACTGGTACAACGTATCGTGGAGGCCTACGGCATTCACGAAGCAGAAGTGGAAGCACAGCAGGAAGCCGAGCGCGCGGCGCGCAAAGCGGCCGCACTGAACGCCGCTGGCCGCACCGGAGAAGATGCGGCCTAAGGCCGCGCCCATGAACGCAAACCTGTCCGAGAGCCAGTCGCGCTCGCCCGCTGACGTCCACATGGATGTGCAGCGGGCCACCTCCTGCTCCCCACTCCCCAGTGATGCGGACCTCGCGCGCTGGGCAACCGCCGCCGTGGGTGAACATCGCACCGAAGCTGAAATCTCGCTGCGTATCGTCAATGATGACGAAAGCCAGGCGCTGAACCTTCAGTACCGCGGTAAAGACAAACCCACCAACGTGCTCTCATTCCCCGCCGATATCCCTGCGGAACTGGGCCTCCCGTTACTGGGCGACCTGGTCATCTGCGCCCCGGTTGTCGCGCGGGAAGCGGAACAGCAGCACAAAGCCCTGGCGGCACACTGGGCACACATGGTGGTCCATGGCACACTGCATCTATTGGGTTACGACCATATCGAGGACGATGAGGCCGAGATCATGGAAAGTCTCGAAACCCGGATTCTGGCCGAGCTGGGTGTCGATGACCCCTACCGGCCTGTAGACGCACCCGCGAAAGACGCGCGGGTGGAACAAATGAACAACGGAACCGACGAGTAACGCGGAGTATGGCCACATCCATGACCACCGACGAACCCCCTAGTAGCTCCTCTTCCAACCGGCCCCGCTCGACGGAGAAAAACTGGTTGGACAAAATACTGGGCGCTTTCTCACAAGAGCCCAAGTCCCGCGATGAGCTTCTGGACATTATCAAGGACGCCGCCGAAAACAAGGTGGTCGACGCGGAAGCCCTGTCCATCATCGAGGGTGCGCTGGACGTGTCCAGCCAGCAGGTGCGGGAGATCATGATTCCGCGCTCGCAGATGGTGGTGGTCAGTATCGAAGACTGCCCCAAAGACTTCCTTCCCAAAATCATCGAGTCCGGACACTCCCGCTTCCCGGTGGTGGGCGAGAGCATCGACGATATTCGCGGCATTCTATTAGCCAAAGACCTGTTGCCGCTGGTGCTGAAAGGCGTGGACGATTTCCGCCTGGAAGACCATATTCGCCCGGCCAATATCATTCCCGAAAGCAAACGCCTGAATATCCTGCTGCGTGAGTTCCGCGAGAACCGCTACCACATGGCAGTGGTTATCGACGAATACGGTGGCGTTTCCGGCGTGGTGACCATTGAAGATATTCTCGAAGAAATCGTCGGCGAAATCGAAGACGAGACCGACGAGGAGGAAGCGGATAGCTATATCCGTAAGGTGAGCGACAACGACTTTGTGGTGAAGGCGCTCACCCCCATCGAGGACTTCAACGACTATTTTGAGTGCGAATTCAGCGATGAAGAATTCGACACCATTGGTGGCCTGATCATGCAGTCCTTCGGTCACCTGCCCGGGCGCGATGAGATGACCAAGCTTGGGGAGTTCAAGTTCCGAGTCCTCTACGCCGACAACCGGCAGATTCATTTGCTGCGTGTCAGTCGGTTTGGCAATCCCGCTGAAGAAGATGGCTGATGCGTAACACCCTGCCTCTGGTGGCCGCCCTGATCGCGGGCGGCCTTCTGACCCTCTCTTTTGCCCCCTACAACCTCTGGTGGAGCAGTCTGCTCTCCCTGGGGCTGTTTGCCTGGTTACTGGCGCCGGGGGGCGCAGGCGCGAGCAACCCGCTGACCGGAAAGAACATCTTCTGGCTGGCACTCTGTTTCGGCATCGGCCTGTTTGCCACCGGCGGCTCCTGGGTTTACGTCTCCATTACGGATTTTGGCAACTCCTCGCCCCTGCTCGGGTTCCTGCTGACCGGCGCCTTTGTGGGCATTTTGGCCTTGCTGTTTGCCCTGCCCTTCCCGCTGCTGGCACGGCTGCGCGCCAACCCGGTGTCCTTCGCACTCGCGTTTGCCGCACTCTGGTTTGTCAGCGAGTGGTGCCGTACCTGGATGTTTACCGGGTTTCCCTGGCTGTTCGCCGGGTACGCACATGTTCATACCTGGCTCGCTGGCTGGGCACCGGTTCTGAGCGTTTACGGTATCGGCCTGCTGCTGGCCTTCACTGCTGCCGTAACGGCGCTGTTTATCCGCCGCGCCTTCACCTCCTGGAAATCCCCCAGCGCACTGGGGCTGCTCACCGCTGCGGTGCTTTTGTGGCCGATGGGGCTGGTGCTGTCTGGCCTTGAATGGACCACGGCACAGGGGAATACCACCAAGGTCGGGCTGGTACAGGCCAACATTCCGCAGGACAAAAAGTGGCAGCCGGCATTCCTCGGCGAAACCATCCGACGCTACCAGAGCGCCACCGAAACACTGCATAACCAGGATGTGGATGTGGTGATCTGGCCGGAGGCCGCCCTGCCGATT
This Microbulbifer sp. Q7 DNA region includes the following protein-coding sequences:
- a CDS encoding collagenase — its product is MTRTQDTSPRNPLTSTVKTARRLSLVVASLLSALAIPGTAADIDQVLPIQHSCSSTLKIRAQDMTASQLNATCADLSAEEALFHQRLQTNQVPVPDDFNSALRVVVFDDYTQYDTYGYDLFGINTNNGGIYIEGTPSNPDNQASFYAHEASWLRPEFAIWNLEHEYVHYLDGRFIAYGGFNHYPGNMVWWSEGLAEYLSQGNNNPEAIAVARNHKPRHRKPSLASIFDTTYRDKTDQVYRWSYLAIRFLFERHYDEVIAMTNTLKNNDFSSYTAYLNNWQNSYESEYQNWLDGLVNSGAKGAPRNSKRDQMLMRHSAAEAKKRGNPHSH
- a CDS encoding collagenase; this encodes MSTIRSLTFFPIFVSLLMLSACSGGNGSPGEPATTPGSGIVEEDDNDAEDNNDVTIDQILPLTHTCGSTLTMLAQAMTDAEFNASCASLAASETFFHERLQTGLVPVADDFNAALRIVVFDNYDEYDQHGYALFGINTDNGGIYIEGNPSDPDNVASFYAHEAQWLLPEFVIWNLEHEYVHYLEGRFVSYGGFNHFPGNMVWWTEGLAEYLSMGDTNPEVLDLLRNAISQSQPRTLGETFDTRYGDGVDNVYSWTYLAVRFLFEAHYAEVLAMTDTLKAKKFASYQDHLAHWEANYEQQYQDWLRALASSGAEGAPRPENRYLMLKQHALSEAQKRSHRLPPTP
- a CDS encoding DUF1820 family protein encodes the protein MSNPTYKVIFHNQNQVYELYARAIYQSEMYGFIEVEEFVFGEKSQLVVDPSEEKLKTEFASVKRSYIPMHSIVRIDEVEKEGTGKIVEVKGDKIAQFPFPTPMRHPSDSD
- the miaB gene encoding tRNA (N6-isopentenyl adenosine(37)-C2)-methylthiotransferase MiaB, whose translation is MSSELSEKPVKKLFIKTHGCQMNEYDSARMRDLLGESHQMVPTDDPEDADVLLVNTCSIREKAQEKLFHQLGRWKHLKEKNPDLVIGVGGCVASQEGEAIAKRAPYVDLVFGPQTLHRLPEMMETRKQQSGAIVVDVSFPEIEKFDRLPQPEADGVSAFVSIMEGCSKYCTFCVVPYTRGEEVSRPVADVLEEVAHLADQGVREVNLLGQNVNAYRAAGEDGQMVDFAELITYVAAIDGIDRIRYTTSHPVEFSDSLIDVYAEVPELVNHLHLPVQSGSDRILMAMKRGHTALEYKSKIRRLKAIRPDICLSSDFIIGFPGETERDFEATMKLIQDVGFDISFSFIYSPRPGTPAADLPDDTPEEVKKHRLQLLQHRINQQAAEIARRMVGNVERVLVSGVSKKDPGQLQGRTENNRVVNFRCDQMELIGKFADVLIEEALPNSLRGTLVTSELDGPLN
- a CDS encoding PhoH family protein — encoded protein: METNLETQALAHSITLEPNDARRLANLCGQFDQHLRQIEQRLDIEIRNRGNQFAFYGDAKSARAAGEIISNLYQETGGNDDLTPDAIHLALQESGVEELVSGKQKMEDGEGDQMVLIRTKKCSVRPRGINQRKYVRAVQTNDINFGIGPAGTGKTYLAVACAVEALLKDSVERILLVRPAVEAGEKLGFLPGDLSQKVDPYLRPLYDALYEMLGFETVGKLIERNVIEVAPLAYMRGRTLNNAFVILDESQNTTREQMKMFLTRIGFGSTAVITGDPSQVDLPRGAASGLRHAIEVLDKVNGISFTHFGAKDVVRHPLVQRIVEAYGIHEAEVEAQQEAERAARKAAALNAAGRTGEDAA
- the ybeY gene encoding rRNA maturation RNase YbeY, translating into MNANLSESQSRSPADVHMDVQRATSCSPLPSDADLARWATAAVGEHRTEAEISLRIVNDDESQALNLQYRGKDKPTNVLSFPADIPAELGLPLLGDLVICAPVVAREAEQQHKALAAHWAHMVVHGTLHLLGYDHIEDDEAEIMESLETRILAELGVDDPYRPVDAPAKDARVEQMNNGTDE
- a CDS encoding HlyC/CorC family transporter, whose product is MATSMTTDEPPSSSSSNRPRSTEKNWLDKILGAFSQEPKSRDELLDIIKDAAENKVVDAEALSIIEGALDVSSQQVREIMIPRSQMVVVSIEDCPKDFLPKIIESGHSRFPVVGESIDDIRGILLAKDLLPLVLKGVDDFRLEDHIRPANIIPESKRLNILLREFRENRYHMAVVIDEYGGVSGVVTIEDILEEIVGEIEDETDEEEADSYIRKVSDNDFVVKALTPIEDFNDYFECEFSDEEFDTIGGLIMQSFGHLPGRDEMTKLGEFKFRVLYADNRQIHLLRVSRFGNPAEEDG
- the lnt gene encoding apolipoprotein N-acyltransferase, with translation MRNTLPLVAALIAGGLLTLSFAPYNLWWSSLLSLGLFAWLLAPGGAGASNPLTGKNIFWLALCFGIGLFATGGSWVYVSITDFGNSSPLLGFLLTGAFVGILALLFALPFPLLARLRANPVSFALAFAALWFVSEWCRTWMFTGFPWLFAGYAHVHTWLAGWAPVLSVYGIGLLLAFTAAVTALFIRRAFTSWKSPSALGLLTAAVLLWPMGLVLSGLEWTTAQGNTTKVGLVQANIPQDKKWQPAFLGETIRRYQSATETLHNQDVDVVIWPEAALPIIYHRSLNLMEALQNNAEQTGTDLITGVLYDTEQDFRQVVHNSAAVFGKEPQLYHKRHLVPFGEYVPLEDWIRGTIEFFNLPTSFIRPGPSNQSPLQAAGVNWAPLICYEIVYPQLVAQSSGDAGVLLTLSNDAWFGRSIGPLQHMQMAQMRALETRRYLVRGTNTGVTAIVAPDGRITAQLPQFEQAHMIGEVESRAGYTPFMRIGVWGLVILAALMLVLSAALQRRSADDDEAVFTGEAAD